From Quercus lobata isolate SW786 chromosome 11, ValleyOak3.0 Primary Assembly, whole genome shotgun sequence:
CCCATGATCAACACCCAGAAAATAGTATAAATTACAATTAACGCAGCTAGGCACAAATAGATCCAGTGCATGCTGGACTGCTTAATCAACCTAGAAAACCCAGATGGCAGAGTGGCAGATCAAAAGCATTGTGGATAAATAGAGACAATCTTTCTCCCTTAGGAAAGTTTGTTAGTTGTTAAAAACAGAAAGAAGTTAGAACCTAATAATGAAAGGACTGTCAGTTGTCATCCGCAGAATATAGGCATGTAAACCTATTCAAATAATGTACAAATCATCAAAAAGATTAATGATTACAACAATTTTACTGCAACATGACTTATGTGtcaaaatttaaccaaaatgtAGCATAAATGACATCATCGGACACAGTACAGAAATTATTCTTCAAACTTAGTTGTAAAAGGTGTTGCTGCAAGAATCAAGAGCATGTTATCTCCGCATCACACGGTGGCGTTCTCGTTTACGGAAGCGCTCTAGCATGAACTGATCTGTTGCAGCTTGCCTTTGTCCAGCTGCATCTGTGCTAGTTTCAGTTTGTTTGGAACCAGCACCATCATCTGGTAAACTTCTATCTTTGTACAGCTCAGGATGTTCTGCAAGTTTCTCATTGGTCGTTAGTAGAAGGTAAAGGGATCAAAATATGACAACGTACAAGGCTAAAAGCCTATAGAAAATTGCAGATATGATGAAACACATGCAATATAGCAAAGTTGAATAAATGGTTAACACAACAAACCAAAGTCGAAGTTTCATTTCAACTTTTAATCACTACTTTTTCCCCTCCCACTTGACTCCTTGTCTTTATTTCtactttttacttttcctttccCAATTCTTCAACGcttctccatcttcatcttcatcttcatcttcttctttttttgctcaGAGAACACAGCTCGCAGAGTCGCAGGTATCATCTCAAATTCTATCTTCtcatcatttttcatttcatctTCTCTTAGTTTAGCCGCTAGACTTTTATGATATGATTGATTATTATGATTTTTGCTGATGATCTTTAAAAGCTCTGCTTTCTTGTTGTAAATTTACAATCTTTcttgttgtgtttatttttttagggattAATTTGTTGATTGGGGCGAATGAGTTGAAGAGTGAAGACTAGTCAATTACGCGCTGTCAATATTCTCATTTCATCACATCTTTGATCTTCTCAATCTTCTGCTTGTAGATTCTAATGGCTTTCCCGATCCATCAAGGAgtctccttttcttcttccactCCCCAGTGGGACTATGATGTCTTCTTGAGCTTTAGAGGTGAAGATACCCGCAATGGTTTTACTGGCCATTTATATCAAGCTTTGTGTGACAACGGTATCAATACCTTCATCGATAATGACCTCCAAAGAGGAGAAGAAATTTCAGTGGAACTTGTTAAAGCTATTAAATCATCAATGATTTCAATTATCATATTCTCTCAAAACTACGCATTTTCATCTTGGTGCTTGGAAGAACTTGTCGAGATTCTTAACTGCAAGCAAAATGGACAATTGGTTCTTCCAGTTTTTTACAAAGTGGATCCATCTAAAGTACGCAAGCAAGAAGGTAAATTCAAATTAGCAATGGCTAAACATGAAAACAAATTCAAGAATAACACAGAGAAGGTGCAGAGGTGGAGGGCAGCTCTAAATGAAGCGGCTAGTTTGTCTGGATGGCATTATGAGGATGGGTATGTATCTAATAACTAATGTTATGTTCTTTTATGACTTTTAGACTTCTAATGGTTTTGTTACGACTACAAAAtgccaaatataaaaaaataaaaaatctattatgATCACCTCTTGAATTACTAAGTTAGTTAAGCTAGTGGAAATGGAAGAATTTAACATCTGATGAGCTTTAATCCCATGACTTCACCTTTCACCCACACTTGTGAGACGAGGAAGTGTTGTTTGAATCAAAGGTTCATCAACATAATCCTTTCAAAAACATTTCTCTAATTTTCTTAATCATTTCGTTCAAAGTATTATAAATGGGTTTTCAATAGGCTTTTTATCAGCTTTCATGCAACTACTTGCCAAAAGCCTAAAACAATTTcttactaggaaaaaaaaagaaagagaataaatcaaaatcaaagttGTGAATAAAATATAGAATGTCGTTTCGGTTTGGCAAAGAGACAAAATATACCTTTCGAAGACTTGATAATGTTATAGTTTCTCcctccgtttttttttttaaatccaaaatttcttgattattttggtCAAGTATGGGAAGCCAAAATCTTATTcccaaaaaatttttaaaaaataaattatattatacttCTCAAATACTTGAATTATGTCCTTTAATTCAGCTGATAATATGTTGAGTGTAGGTTGTAATGCACAAAGCTAAACATCTTGATTCtcttattttcatattcatattttcAACTAGTCCTACTCATTTAATGTCTCGTATGCTTTTTGATTGGCAGCGGCCCTGAATACAAATTCATACaacaaattattgaaaatatatcGAATACCAAATTAAATGGAGTTATTTGTTGCTAAATACCCTGTTGGAGTAAATTCTCGTGCCAAGGCCATAGAATTTCTTTTAGATATTAAGGTAAATGATGTTCGAATGGTGGGGATTCATGGTCTTGGGGGGATAGGTAAGACAACTATTGCAAAAGTTgtttataatagaatttttgatcattttgatggAAGTTGCTTTCTAGAGAATGTTAGAGAAAATTCTGGAACAAGTGATGGTATAATCCAACTACAAGAGAAACTCCTTTCTAATATCTTAAGGGGCAAACATTTGAAGGTGGAGAGTGTATCCCGTGGAATCAATATGATAAAGGAAAGGCTTCATAGTAAAAGGGTTCTTGTAATTCTCGATGACGTGgataaatcaaaacaaattgaaaatttgtttggaaattgTGATTGGTTTGTTTCAGGAAGTAGAGTCCTTATAACAACAAGAGATGCACACTTGCTAGCTACTCTTGAAAAAGAATGTGCAACTTACAAGGTGAAGGAATTGGACAAACATGAAGCTCTTGAACTCTTTAATCAACATGCCTTCAAAGGAAATAAACTTGAGGAAGATTATTTTGAACTTGCAAACCAAGTCATACAATATGCCGGGGGCCTACCATTAGCCTTAACAATAATAGGTTCTGATTTGTGTGGAAGAACAAAATCTGAATGGAAAGGTGCAATACATCAATATGGAAAAATTCCTAAAGGAGAT
This genomic window contains:
- the LOC115967907 gene encoding TMV resistance protein N-like, which encodes MAFPIHQGVSFSSSTPQWDYDVFLSFRGEDTRNGFTGHLYQALCDNGINTFIDNDLQRGEEISVELVKAIKSSMISIIIFSQNYAFSSWCLEELVEILNCKQNGQLVLPVFYKVDPSKVRKQEGKFKLAMAKHENKFKNNTEKVQRWRAALNEAASLSGWHYEDGYVSNN